A region from the Vanacampus margaritifer isolate UIUO_Vmar chromosome 5, RoL_Vmar_1.0, whole genome shotgun sequence genome encodes:
- the LOC144052329 gene encoding uncharacterized protein LOC144052329 isoform X6: protein MCRATIISSLFGWKYSRIYCTVVAMVEGCRDNFMKCLLWLLVSRVLHPVYAGNISQYVQERPSCQPGFYCLPDSVIPIPCPRGTYGPAADGVSIESCLKCPPHHYCPKPGLSAFLPCGPVAQQPLSGQDACICPGEGQNFQRIDGQCQCTLDYQPANSEDVCVHKVYSICRDGKTRTQRGDCLDRHEWSLHCRTQVCPSAEDYEGYNGELGLCVCTEPPGRAACGSLCRKRPATELKLQCKSNGELELVLGSDSQVSAFSATVLETLFHRWDSHGSLQCDNHLIPSRPVYIVQTSEAGFLGILGGGIPEELQQLFSSLSPPEASVPPLVMRVMENISSDGESINNRKKWESRESLTGIFNPTTCLHLGDVLLFTVTTRDYPQYDIDNLYNTNSDFDWGALRKLKEELTMSWTPPGFFSIVFNQPGVYVFRLSSHHYKRMYVRVMAAGGQCYEPGSFFSTIPRHMTRVGIRKRGNLLLRPDWLVTGGLLFGAALILCLCVIVLILFHEYGWPEKKPIRARYHSRQMAYHMEDYASKGSRVISQMKIHRKQQAAIRLTSIQPEPSEEFWDYEHQVDLEAFSSSTFYNLLLKHSVSVTARLGQLTTEVKELYQGVLEKLWLLHPRLVDEESTGDVYDKTRREVEKEVVRRRSLAAHLKTLLHTQLQVLRREQQAQQKVHSVFTAQVRECTRILGKISQTSYGQRHQNLIQRLRSLVGEMGVLVSAECQRQGSWGLLGEGTGAKLLCPDTGTVLSKDSIFGSDGSLRDCCPAHFDAVTGLIRPNAHSHMLLSSGHTMAVPPDFFLHPQTGHVLPIAGNVAYDPESSTLVFTTDLCAGDNRKWESPLIPFIPYPTSCHSNQPLPNIRLRGLRPGQKLQLGAPMADTDTGVPVPILAVTIQPQTGLVYPLGKTHICPITRLPQPVQIGYPMLDPRTGNVVLTVGISLDLVTGVVLPVGGVLLGEPFMEPLSGRMARVGGASIRAGQLVPHAGGYQTLLDNKVLAVMFKIVELLRPLSEELVSELALQLHQGCGWQDRLGAVAEELHLHWRRSQHCQLQLQTRLEILLDTSVGLHQDGGSLGEMPVSSSDIPVPALLGMDYPDPMGSGLSVPVLGYRAGLISGRTIGLAGTMEDPDGNGMVAIRYGSQAVDPVTAVLAPVVGARLDVLTDTVVPITASYWQALADQTDSMQVEALEREVCARNTYWQQQMRREEDILSDLDSAVFRCFLRVMEVGCHHEPQVQWSGRSLREAAVEMYDLAQSEAQRRVAQRANLALILPPHVLNILSLVDEEEWDQHCVWYTELVSGLDMMDLCMEQLQQDQDKWSTQRGEEWTASVHVMLFVFNLSPQDREPRPGEIWEQCSSRLSDLDVALIKLHFVRHLSKLRADTAQEVLRGNFWYKEYGLIRLCRPKPSGNLMSLLQRKILPLLDRMNQRFVGDKQQVNLNANLSHQHAFSIDLQPDRECRPPSHVTVPSVPEEEWTKLLELSPLFKLLKGLEQELKEKSANIFVDDLECQWECEGELIPLSPSSLNPREFLVYQHGLFLMHTLNALQLTPTVSLQIAASLPDNNYYNNAFRNSFFYQEADETLFVRRQRLHSVGGFSLLLLHCLSHIATKDLINDSAPAFGRLFCKVLQASLGELFQAKLGLGVSAQEAHWSFWDDKSLQGRSKSFIPQSCGESSASLPQPSSGMEELGQKHKEASRVSQLEGVLRRRTSVAEEGRKHPL from the exons ATGTGCAGAGCCACAATTATTAGTAGTTTGTTTGGATGGAAGTATAGCAGGATATACTGTACAGTCGTCGCCATGGTGGAAGGATGCCGTGACAATTTCATGAAGTGTCTTTTGTGGCTGTTGGTTTCCCGTGTTCTGCATCCTGTTTATGCGGGGAATATCAGCCAATATGTCCAAGAGAGGCCATCCTGTCAACCTG GTTTTTACTGCCTACCGGATAGCGTCATTCCAATCCCTTGTCCAAGGGGTACCTATGGGCCTGCTGCAGACGGTGTATCAATAGAAAGCTGTCTAAAGTGTCCTCCTCATCATTACTGTCCCAAACCGGGTTTGTCTGCATTCCTCCCATGTGGACCTGTGGCTCAGCAGCCTCTGTCTGGCCAGGACGCCTGTATCTGCCCAGGAGAGGGACAGAACTTTCAG AGAATTGACGGGCAGTGCCAATGTACCCTCGACTATCAACCGGCCAACAGTGAAgatgtgtgtgtacataaagTGTACAGCATCTGCAGGGATGGAAAAACACGCACTCAGCGTGGCGACTGTTTGGACCGACATGAGTGGTCACTTCACTGCAGGACACAG GTGTGTCCATCTGCAGAAGACTATGAGGGTTACAACGGAGAGCtaggtctgtgtgtgtgcacagaACCTCCTGGGAGAGCTGCGTGTGGGAGCTTATGTAGGAAAAGGCCTGCAACTGAGTTGAAACTCCAGTGCAAGTCCAATGGAGAACTGGAGCTGGTATTGGGTTCTGACAGTCAg GTGTCGGCCTTCTCTGCCACCGTGCTGGAGACGCTCTTTCATCGGTGGGATTCCCACGGGAGCCTGCAGTGTGACAACCATCTCATCCCTTCACGCCCTGTTTACATTGTTCAGACAAGCG AAGCGGGCTTCCTCGGCATCCTTGGCGGCGGCATCCCGGAGGAACTTCAGCAACTGTTTTCGTCCCTTTCGCCACCTG AAGCTTCGGTCCCTCCGTTGGTCATGCGCGTAATGGAAAATATCAGCAGTGATGGTGAGAGCATAAATAATCGTAAAAAGTGGGAATCAAGGGAAAGTCTCACTGGAATTTTCAACCCAACAACATGTCTCCACCTGGGTGATGTTCTACTGTTCACTGTCACCACTCGTGACTATCCTCAATATGATAT TGACAACCTGTACAACACAAACAGCGATTTTGACTGGGGTGCTTTGAGAAAACTGAAAGAGGAGCTGACTATGTCCTGGACACCTCCCGGCTTCTTCTCCATCGTCTTTAACCAGCCCGGAGTTTATGTTTTTAGATTGAGCAGCCATCATTACAAACGCATG TACGTGCGGGTGATGGCTGCGGGCGGCCAATGTTACGAGCCAGGGTCTTTCTTCTCAACAATTCCACGTCACATGACAAGAGTGGGCATCAGGAAGAGAGGAAACCTCTTACTCCGTCCCGACTGGCTGGTGACGGGAGGACTTCTGTTTGGAGCTGCCCTCATCTTGTGTTTATGCGTGATAGTCTTG ATCCTTTTCCATGAGTATGGGTGGCCCGAGAAGAAGCCAATCAGAGCGCGGTATCACTCACGGCAGATGGCCTATCACATGGAAGATTACGCATCAAAGGGTTCAAGGGTGATCTCGCAAATGAAAATTCACAGAAAACAACAAGCTGCAATCAGGCTGACTTCCATTCAACCag AGCCATCGGAGGAGTTTTGGGATTACGAGCACCAGGTGGATCTGGAGGCCTTCAGCAGCAGCACTTTCTACAATTTGCTTCTCAAACACAGCGTGTCGGTCACCGCTCGGCTGGGACAGCTCACCACCGAG GTCAAGGAGCTTTATCAGGGTGTTCTTGAGAAACTATGGCTGCTCCACCCACGCTTGGTGGATGAGGAGAGCACGGGTGATGTTTACGATAAGACGAGGAGGGAGGTGGAGAAGGAGGTGGTCCGCAGGAGGTCTTTGGCTGCACACTTGAAGACGCTGCTCCACACTCAGCTGCAG GTTTTGAGGCGAGAGCAGCAGGCGCAGCAGAAGGTCCACAGTGTGTTCACGGCTCAAGTGCGAGAATGCACCAGAATACTGGGCAAGATCAGCCAGACATCTTATGGACAGCGTCATCAAAA TTTGATCCAGCGGTTAAGGTCCCTGGTGGGTGAGATGGGGGTGCTGGTATCAGCAGAATGCCAGCGCCAGGGGTCCTGGGGGCTCTTGGGTGAAGGCACAGGGGCCAAGCTGCTCTGTCCTGACACAGGCACTGTGCTAAGCAAAGACAGCATCTTTG GTTCTGATGGGTCCTTGCGAGACTGCTGCCCAGCTCATTTTGACGCAGTCACTGGCCTCATTCGACCAAATGCTCACAGCCACATGTTGCTGAGTAGTGGTCACACTATGGCGGTTCCTCCGGATTTCTTCTTGCATCCACAGACAGGCCATGTTCTTCCCATTGCCGGAAATGTGGCCTATGACCCGGAAAGCTCTACTTTGGTGTTCACAACTGATTTATGTGCAG GAGACAACAGGAAATGGGAAAGTCCTCTTATTCCTTTCATTCCATACCCAACCTCCTGCCACTCGAACCAACCTCTGCCCAACATTCGGCTCAGAGGCCTCCGACCAGGTCAAAAACTGCAGCTAGGTGCTCCCATGGCAGACACTGACACTGGGGTCCCAGTACCTATTCTAGCTGTTACCATCCAGCCACAAACGGGTCTGGTCTACCCACTGGGAAAGACACATATATGCCCCATCACCCGTTTGCCACAACCTGTCCAGATCGGCTATCCTATGCTGGATCCTCGGACTGGAAACGTTGTGCTGACTGTCGGCATCAGTCTAGATCTGGTGACAG GTGTTGTGCTGCCAGTAGGGGGAGTCCTGCTAGGTGAGCCCTTTATGGAGCCTCTGAGTGGGAGGATGGCTAGAGTGGGAGGTGCGAGCATCCGAGCCGGGCAGCTGGTACCTCATGCAGGAGGATACCAAACTCTTTTAGACAACAAG GTTCTGGCGGTCATGTTCAAAATAGTAGAGCTCCTGAGGCCCCTGAGTGAGGAGTTGGTGTCAGAACTGGCTTTGCAGCTCCATCAAGGATGTGGTTGGCAAGATCGTCTTGGCGCAGTGGCCGAGGAGCTCCATCTGCACTGGAGGAGGAGTCAGCATTGCCAGCTGCAGCTGCAGACAAGATTGGAGATCCTGCTGGACACCTCAGTGGGCCTGCATCAGGATGGAGGCTCTCTAG GAGAAATGCCTGTGTCAAGCTCAGACATACCAGTACCTGCCTTACTGGGGATGGACTACCCTGACCCAATGGGATCTGGTCTCAGCGTACCCGTGTTGGGGTACCGGGCTGGCCTCATCTCAGGAAGAACAATAGGGCTGGCAGGGACCATGGAGGATCCCGATGGcaatg GTATGGTGGCGATCCGTTATGGCTCTCAGGCAGTTGACCCTGTAACTGCTGTATTGGCTCCGGTGGTGGGCGCCAGGCTGGATGTTCTCACCGACACAGTCGTACCCATCACGGCCTCCTACTGGCAGGCATTGGCGGATCAAACCGACAGCATGCAG GTGGAGGCTCTGGAGAGAGAAGTGTGTGCGCGGAACACTTACTGGCAGCAACAGATGCGGCGGGAGGAGGACATCCTCTCTGATTTGGACTCGGCTGTGTTCCGGTGTTTTCTCAGAGTGATGGAAGTTGGCTGCCATCATGAG CCGCAGGTCCAGTGGTCAGGCAGGTCGCTGAGGGAAGCGGCCGTGGAAATGTACGACTTAGCCCAGTCTGAGGCCCAGAGGAGAGTGGCCCAGCGCGCCAACTTGGCTCTGATCCTTCCTCCGCATGTATTAAACATCCTCAGCCTGG TGGACGAAGAGGAGTGGGATCAACATTGTGTTTGGTACACTGAGTTGGTGTCAGGCCTGGACATGATGGACTTGTGCATGGAGCAGCTGCAACAAGACCAGGACAAATGGAGCACACAAAGAGGAGAAGAGTGGACAGCGAGTGTCCATGTCATG CTCTTTGTGTTCAATTTGTCACCCCAGGACAGAGAGCCGAGACCGGGAGAGATTTGGGAGCAATGTTCTTCCAGACTGTCAGATTTGGACGTTGCTCTCATTAAGCTGCATTTTGTTCGGCACCTTTCCAAGCTGCGCGCTGACACGGCTCAG GAAGTGTTGCGTGGGAACTTCTGGTACAAAGAATATGGCTTGATTCGGTTGTGTCGGCCAAAACCGAGTGGGAACCTCATGAGTTTGCTCCAAAGGAAGATCTTACCTCTGCTGGACAGAATGAACCAGCGATTTGTGGGTGATAAACAGCAAGTCAATCTCAACGCTAACCTCAGTCACCAGCATGCTTTTAGTATTGACCTGCAGCCAGACAGAG aaTGCCGTCCACCAAGTCACGTCACTGTCCCGTCAGTTCCAG AGGAGGAGTGGACAAAACTGCTTGAACTTTCGCCTCTATTCAAGCTCTTGAAAGGGTTGGAGCAAGAGCTGAAAG AAAAAAGCGCCAACATATTTGTGGACGACCTGGAGTGTCAGTGGGAATGCGAGGGAGAGTTGATCCCATTGAGCCCGTCCAGCCTCAACCCGAGAGAATTCCTGGTGTACCAACATGGACTTTTCCTTATGCACACCTTGAATGCACTGCAGCTT ACTCCAACTGTTTCTCTTCAAATAGCTGCGAGTCTTCCCGATAACAACTACTACAACAATGCCTTCAGGAATTCCTTCTTTTATCAG GAAGCAGATGAGACTCTCTTTGTCCGCCGTCAGAGACTCCATTCTGTTGGGGGCTTttccctgctgctgctgcactgTTTGTCCCATATCGCAACCAAGGACTTGATCAACGATTCCGCCCCTGCCTTTGGAAGACTCTTCTGTAAG GTACTGCAGGCATCTCTTGGGGAGCTATTTCAGGCCAAACTGGGCTTGGGTGTCTCCGCACAGGAAGCCCATTGGTCATTTTGGGATGACAAATCCCTTCAGGGACGCTCAAAATCTTTCATTCCTCAAAGCTGTGGAGAATCCTCCGCTTCTCTGCCACAGCCAAGCAGC GGCATGGAGGAACTCGGACAGAAACACAAAGAAGCGTCTCGGGTTTCTCAACTTGAAGGGGTTCTAAGACGAAGAACCTCAGTGGCAGAGGAAGGCCGAAAGCATCCTTTATAA
- the LOC144052329 gene encoding uncharacterized protein LOC144052329 isoform X2 has product MCRATIISSLFGWKYSRIYCTVVAMVEGCRDNFMKCLLWLLVSRVLHPVYAGNISQYVQERPSCQPGFYCLPDSVIPIPCPRGTYGPAADGVSIESCLKCPPHHYCPKPGLSAFLPCGPVAQQPLSGQDACICPGEGQNFQRIDGQCQCTLDYQPANSEDVCVHKVYSICRDGKTRTQRGDCLDRHEWSLHCRTQVCPSAEDYEGYNGELGLCVCTEPPGRAACGSLCRKRPATELKLQCKSNGELELVLGSDSQVSAFSATVLETLFHRWDSHGSLQCDNHLIPSRPVYIVQTSEAGFLGILGGGIPEELQQLFSSLSPPASVPPLVMRVMENISSDGESINNRKKWESRESLTGIFNPTTCLHLGDVLLFTVTTRDYPQYDIDNLYNTNSDFDWGALRKLKEELTMSWTPPGFFSIVFNQPGVYVFRLSSHHYKRMYVRVMAAGGQCYEPGSFFSTIPRHMTRVGIRKRGNLLLRPDWLVTGGLLFGAALILCLCVIVLILFHEYGWPEKKPIRARYHSRQMAYHMEDYASKGSRVISQMKIHRKQQAAIRLTSIQPEPSEEFWDYEHQVDLEAFSSSTFYNLLLKHSVSVTARLGQLTTEVKELYQGVLEKLWLLHPRLVDEESTGDVYDKTRREVEKEVVRRRSLAAHLKTLLHTQLQVLRREQQAQQKVHSVFTAQVRECTRILGKISQTSYGQRHQNLIQRLRSLVGEMGVLVSAECQRQGSWGLLGEGTGAKLLCPDTGTVLSKDSIFGSDGSLRDCCPAHFDAVTGLIRPNAHSHMLLSSGHTMAVPPDFFLHPQTGHVLPIAGNVAYDPESSTLVFTTDLCAGDNRKWESPLIPFIPYPTSCHSNQPLPNIRLRGLRPGQKLQLGAPMADTDTGVPVPILAVTIQPQTGLVYPLGKTHICPITRLPQPVQIGYPMLDPRTGNVVLTVGISLDLVTGVVLPVGGVLLGEPFMEPLSGRMARVGGASIRAGQLVPHAGGYQTLLDNKVLAVMFKIVELLRPLSEELVSELALQLHQGCGWQDRLGAVAEELHLHWRRSQHCQLQLQTRLEILLDTSVGLHQDGGSLGEMPVSSSDIPVPALLGMDYPDPMGSGLSVPVLGYRAGLISGRTIGLAGTMEDPDGNGMVAIRYGSQAVDPVTAVLAPVVGARLDVLTDTVVPITASYWQALADQTDSMQVEALEREVCARNTYWQQQMRREEDILSDLDSAVFRCFLRVMEVGCHHEPQVQWSGRSLREAAVEMYDLAQSEAQRRVAQRANLALILPPHVLNILSLVDEEEWDQHCVWYTELVSGLDMMDLCMEQLQQDQDKWSTQRGEEWTASVHVMLFVFNLSPQDREPRPGEIWEQCSSRLSDLDVALIKLHFVRHLSKLRADTAQEVLRGNFWYKEYGLIRLCRPKPSGNLMSLLQRKILPLLDRMNQRFVGDKQQVNLNANLSHQHAFSIDLQPDRECRPPSHVTVPSVPEEEWTKLLELSPLFKLLKGLEQELKEKSANIFVDDLECQWECEGELIPLSPSSLNPREFLVYQHGLFLMHTLNALQLVCSISLVQTISRYAVLYLFMRCSHGRHTNMDVLCFPPQTPTVSLQIAASLPDNNYYNNAFRNSFFYQEADETLFVRRQRLHSVGGFSLLLLHCLSHIATKDLINDSAPAFGRLFCKVLQASLGELFQAKLGLGVSAQEAHWSFWDDKSLQGRSKSFIPQSCGESSASLPQPSSGMEELGQKHKEASRVSQLEGVLRRRTSVAEEGRKHPL; this is encoded by the exons ATGTGCAGAGCCACAATTATTAGTAGTTTGTTTGGATGGAAGTATAGCAGGATATACTGTACAGTCGTCGCCATGGTGGAAGGATGCCGTGACAATTTCATGAAGTGTCTTTTGTGGCTGTTGGTTTCCCGTGTTCTGCATCCTGTTTATGCGGGGAATATCAGCCAATATGTCCAAGAGAGGCCATCCTGTCAACCTG GTTTTTACTGCCTACCGGATAGCGTCATTCCAATCCCTTGTCCAAGGGGTACCTATGGGCCTGCTGCAGACGGTGTATCAATAGAAAGCTGTCTAAAGTGTCCTCCTCATCATTACTGTCCCAAACCGGGTTTGTCTGCATTCCTCCCATGTGGACCTGTGGCTCAGCAGCCTCTGTCTGGCCAGGACGCCTGTATCTGCCCAGGAGAGGGACAGAACTTTCAG AGAATTGACGGGCAGTGCCAATGTACCCTCGACTATCAACCGGCCAACAGTGAAgatgtgtgtgtacataaagTGTACAGCATCTGCAGGGATGGAAAAACACGCACTCAGCGTGGCGACTGTTTGGACCGACATGAGTGGTCACTTCACTGCAGGACACAG GTGTGTCCATCTGCAGAAGACTATGAGGGTTACAACGGAGAGCtaggtctgtgtgtgtgcacagaACCTCCTGGGAGAGCTGCGTGTGGGAGCTTATGTAGGAAAAGGCCTGCAACTGAGTTGAAACTCCAGTGCAAGTCCAATGGAGAACTGGAGCTGGTATTGGGTTCTGACAGTCAg GTGTCGGCCTTCTCTGCCACCGTGCTGGAGACGCTCTTTCATCGGTGGGATTCCCACGGGAGCCTGCAGTGTGACAACCATCTCATCCCTTCACGCCCTGTTTACATTGTTCAGACAAGCG AAGCGGGCTTCCTCGGCATCCTTGGCGGCGGCATCCCGGAGGAACTTCAGCAACTGTTTTCGTCCCTTTCGCCACCTG CTTCGGTCCCTCCGTTGGTCATGCGCGTAATGGAAAATATCAGCAGTGATGGTGAGAGCATAAATAATCGTAAAAAGTGGGAATCAAGGGAAAGTCTCACTGGAATTTTCAACCCAACAACATGTCTCCACCTGGGTGATGTTCTACTGTTCACTGTCACCACTCGTGACTATCCTCAATATGATAT TGACAACCTGTACAACACAAACAGCGATTTTGACTGGGGTGCTTTGAGAAAACTGAAAGAGGAGCTGACTATGTCCTGGACACCTCCCGGCTTCTTCTCCATCGTCTTTAACCAGCCCGGAGTTTATGTTTTTAGATTGAGCAGCCATCATTACAAACGCATG TACGTGCGGGTGATGGCTGCGGGCGGCCAATGTTACGAGCCAGGGTCTTTCTTCTCAACAATTCCACGTCACATGACAAGAGTGGGCATCAGGAAGAGAGGAAACCTCTTACTCCGTCCCGACTGGCTGGTGACGGGAGGACTTCTGTTTGGAGCTGCCCTCATCTTGTGTTTATGCGTGATAGTCTTG ATCCTTTTCCATGAGTATGGGTGGCCCGAGAAGAAGCCAATCAGAGCGCGGTATCACTCACGGCAGATGGCCTATCACATGGAAGATTACGCATCAAAGGGTTCAAGGGTGATCTCGCAAATGAAAATTCACAGAAAACAACAAGCTGCAATCAGGCTGACTTCCATTCAACCag AGCCATCGGAGGAGTTTTGGGATTACGAGCACCAGGTGGATCTGGAGGCCTTCAGCAGCAGCACTTTCTACAATTTGCTTCTCAAACACAGCGTGTCGGTCACCGCTCGGCTGGGACAGCTCACCACCGAG GTCAAGGAGCTTTATCAGGGTGTTCTTGAGAAACTATGGCTGCTCCACCCACGCTTGGTGGATGAGGAGAGCACGGGTGATGTTTACGATAAGACGAGGAGGGAGGTGGAGAAGGAGGTGGTCCGCAGGAGGTCTTTGGCTGCACACTTGAAGACGCTGCTCCACACTCAGCTGCAG GTTTTGAGGCGAGAGCAGCAGGCGCAGCAGAAGGTCCACAGTGTGTTCACGGCTCAAGTGCGAGAATGCACCAGAATACTGGGCAAGATCAGCCAGACATCTTATGGACAGCGTCATCAAAA TTTGATCCAGCGGTTAAGGTCCCTGGTGGGTGAGATGGGGGTGCTGGTATCAGCAGAATGCCAGCGCCAGGGGTCCTGGGGGCTCTTGGGTGAAGGCACAGGGGCCAAGCTGCTCTGTCCTGACACAGGCACTGTGCTAAGCAAAGACAGCATCTTTG GTTCTGATGGGTCCTTGCGAGACTGCTGCCCAGCTCATTTTGACGCAGTCACTGGCCTCATTCGACCAAATGCTCACAGCCACATGTTGCTGAGTAGTGGTCACACTATGGCGGTTCCTCCGGATTTCTTCTTGCATCCACAGACAGGCCATGTTCTTCCCATTGCCGGAAATGTGGCCTATGACCCGGAAAGCTCTACTTTGGTGTTCACAACTGATTTATGTGCAG GAGACAACAGGAAATGGGAAAGTCCTCTTATTCCTTTCATTCCATACCCAACCTCCTGCCACTCGAACCAACCTCTGCCCAACATTCGGCTCAGAGGCCTCCGACCAGGTCAAAAACTGCAGCTAGGTGCTCCCATGGCAGACACTGACACTGGGGTCCCAGTACCTATTCTAGCTGTTACCATCCAGCCACAAACGGGTCTGGTCTACCCACTGGGAAAGACACATATATGCCCCATCACCCGTTTGCCACAACCTGTCCAGATCGGCTATCCTATGCTGGATCCTCGGACTGGAAACGTTGTGCTGACTGTCGGCATCAGTCTAGATCTGGTGACAG GTGTTGTGCTGCCAGTAGGGGGAGTCCTGCTAGGTGAGCCCTTTATGGAGCCTCTGAGTGGGAGGATGGCTAGAGTGGGAGGTGCGAGCATCCGAGCCGGGCAGCTGGTACCTCATGCAGGAGGATACCAAACTCTTTTAGACAACAAG GTTCTGGCGGTCATGTTCAAAATAGTAGAGCTCCTGAGGCCCCTGAGTGAGGAGTTGGTGTCAGAACTGGCTTTGCAGCTCCATCAAGGATGTGGTTGGCAAGATCGTCTTGGCGCAGTGGCCGAGGAGCTCCATCTGCACTGGAGGAGGAGTCAGCATTGCCAGCTGCAGCTGCAGACAAGATTGGAGATCCTGCTGGACACCTCAGTGGGCCTGCATCAGGATGGAGGCTCTCTAG GAGAAATGCCTGTGTCAAGCTCAGACATACCAGTACCTGCCTTACTGGGGATGGACTACCCTGACCCAATGGGATCTGGTCTCAGCGTACCCGTGTTGGGGTACCGGGCTGGCCTCATCTCAGGAAGAACAATAGGGCTGGCAGGGACCATGGAGGATCCCGATGGcaatg GTATGGTGGCGATCCGTTATGGCTCTCAGGCAGTTGACCCTGTAACTGCTGTATTGGCTCCGGTGGTGGGCGCCAGGCTGGATGTTCTCACCGACACAGTCGTACCCATCACGGCCTCCTACTGGCAGGCATTGGCGGATCAAACCGACAGCATGCAG GTGGAGGCTCTGGAGAGAGAAGTGTGTGCGCGGAACACTTACTGGCAGCAACAGATGCGGCGGGAGGAGGACATCCTCTCTGATTTGGACTCGGCTGTGTTCCGGTGTTTTCTCAGAGTGATGGAAGTTGGCTGCCATCATGAG CCGCAGGTCCAGTGGTCAGGCAGGTCGCTGAGGGAAGCGGCCGTGGAAATGTACGACTTAGCCCAGTCTGAGGCCCAGAGGAGAGTGGCCCAGCGCGCCAACTTGGCTCTGATCCTTCCTCCGCATGTATTAAACATCCTCAGCCTGG TGGACGAAGAGGAGTGGGATCAACATTGTGTTTGGTACACTGAGTTGGTGTCAGGCCTGGACATGATGGACTTGTGCATGGAGCAGCTGCAACAAGACCAGGACAAATGGAGCACACAAAGAGGAGAAGAGTGGACAGCGAGTGTCCATGTCATG CTCTTTGTGTTCAATTTGTCACCCCAGGACAGAGAGCCGAGACCGGGAGAGATTTGGGAGCAATGTTCTTCCAGACTGTCAGATTTGGACGTTGCTCTCATTAAGCTGCATTTTGTTCGGCACCTTTCCAAGCTGCGCGCTGACACGGCTCAG GAAGTGTTGCGTGGGAACTTCTGGTACAAAGAATATGGCTTGATTCGGTTGTGTCGGCCAAAACCGAGTGGGAACCTCATGAGTTTGCTCCAAAGGAAGATCTTACCTCTGCTGGACAGAATGAACCAGCGATTTGTGGGTGATAAACAGCAAGTCAATCTCAACGCTAACCTCAGTCACCAGCATGCTTTTAGTATTGACCTGCAGCCAGACAGAG aaTGCCGTCCACCAAGTCACGTCACTGTCCCGTCAGTTCCAG AGGAGGAGTGGACAAAACTGCTTGAACTTTCGCCTCTATTCAAGCTCTTGAAAGGGTTGGAGCAAGAGCTGAAAG AAAAAAGCGCCAACATATTTGTGGACGACCTGGAGTGTCAGTGGGAATGCGAGGGAGAGTTGATCCCATTGAGCCCGTCCAGCCTCAACCCGAGAGAATTCCTGGTGTACCAACATGGACTTTTCCTTATGCACACCTTGAATGCACTGCAGCTTGTTTGTAGCATTTCACTCGTTCAAACCATTTCACGATACGCTgtcctgtatttatttatgaggTGCTCACATGGTAGACACACCAACATGGACGTGTTGTGCTTCCCTCCACAGACTCCAACTGTTTCTCTTCAAATAGCTGCGAGTCTTCCCGATAACAACTACTACAACAATGCCTTCAGGAATTCCTTCTTTTATCAG GAAGCAGATGAGACTCTCTTTGTCCGCCGTCAGAGACTCCATTCTGTTGGGGGCTTttccctgctgctgctgcactgTTTGTCCCATATCGCAACCAAGGACTTGATCAACGATTCCGCCCCTGCCTTTGGAAGACTCTTCTGTAAG GTACTGCAGGCATCTCTTGGGGAGCTATTTCAGGCCAAACTGGGCTTGGGTGTCTCCGCACAGGAAGCCCATTGGTCATTTTGGGATGACAAATCCCTTCAGGGACGCTCAAAATCTTTCATTCCTCAAAGCTGTGGAGAATCCTCCGCTTCTCTGCCACAGCCAAGCAGC GGCATGGAGGAACTCGGACAGAAACACAAAGAAGCGTCTCGGGTTTCTCAACTTGAAGGGGTTCTAAGACGAAGAACCTCAGTGGCAGAGGAAGGCCGAAAGCATCCTTTATAA